One window from the genome of Bdellovibrio sp. NC01 encodes:
- a CDS encoding amidohydrolase, giving the protein MPQASLSSEHADIIFYNGFISTLDQTNKEVQAVAVKGDRIILTGTDADVMKMKSASTKLVDLKKKRLIPGLIDSHMHVIRGGLNYNMELRWDGVESLAVALRMLKEQVQRTPAPQWVRVVGGFTAHQFKEKRLPTLQEINEISPDTPVFILHLYDRALINQAALRVCGFTKDTPNPPGGEIERDAHGNPTGMLIAKPNALILYSTLAKGPKLPLEYQINSTRHFMREMNRLGVTGVIDAGGGFQNYPEDYDVIDRLAKDQQLTIRIAYNLFTQKPKGELEDFKRWTDTVQYGQGSNYYKHNGAGEMLVFSAADFEDFRQPRPDMPETMEHELEDVVRLLAEKRWPFRMHATYNETIERALNVFEKVNRDIPFNGLHWFFDHAETVNQKNIDRIAALGGGIAIQHRMAYQGEYFVERYGAKAAQETPPVKRMLQAGVTVGAGTDATRVASYNPWICLYWLVTGNTLGGLNLYPQENCLDREKALSLWTKENTWFSNEEGIKGQIKVGQLADFVLLSDDFFKVESEKIKDITSLMTVVGGKIVHGDGEYESLAPELPPAKPDWSPVNYFGGYQSRALESKRFAFDSSVLKKCCSIHPDVKKFRNSLEEVVLDWSLGCSCWAF; this is encoded by the coding sequence ATGCCCCAAGCCAGTTTATCATCAGAGCACGCCGATATTATTTTCTATAACGGATTCATTTCCACGTTAGATCAAACAAATAAAGAAGTTCAAGCGGTCGCAGTCAAAGGCGATCGTATTATCCTGACGGGTACAGATGCGGATGTCATGAAAATGAAATCCGCTTCCACGAAATTAGTCGACCTCAAAAAGAAAAGATTAATTCCAGGTTTGATCGATAGCCATATGCACGTCATTCGTGGGGGATTGAACTACAATATGGAATTGCGCTGGGATGGGGTCGAATCTTTGGCGGTTGCTTTGCGTATGTTGAAAGAACAAGTGCAAAGAACTCCGGCGCCACAATGGGTGCGTGTTGTTGGTGGCTTTACGGCACATCAATTCAAAGAAAAGCGTTTGCCAACTTTGCAAGAGATCAACGAGATCTCTCCGGATACGCCTGTATTTATTTTGCATCTGTATGATCGTGCCTTGATTAACCAAGCGGCACTGCGTGTTTGTGGATTTACTAAAGACACTCCAAATCCTCCTGGTGGAGAGATTGAACGTGATGCTCATGGAAATCCAACGGGTATGTTGATTGCGAAGCCGAATGCTTTGATTTTATATTCGACTCTTGCCAAAGGCCCGAAGCTGCCTTTGGAATATCAAATCAATTCGACTCGTCATTTTATGCGTGAAATGAATCGTCTTGGTGTGACGGGTGTTATCGATGCGGGCGGTGGTTTCCAAAACTATCCGGAAGACTATGATGTGATTGATCGCTTGGCCAAGGATCAACAACTGACAATTCGAATCGCCTATAACCTCTTCACACAGAAACCAAAAGGGGAGCTTGAGGATTTCAAGCGTTGGACTGATACAGTTCAGTATGGTCAAGGCAGCAATTATTATAAACACAATGGTGCTGGCGAGATGTTGGTGTTTTCAGCGGCAGACTTTGAAGATTTCCGCCAACCTCGCCCGGATATGCCAGAAACTATGGAGCACGAGCTTGAAGACGTCGTGCGCTTATTAGCGGAAAAACGTTGGCCGTTCCGTATGCATGCGACTTACAACGAAACAATTGAACGTGCGTTGAATGTTTTTGAAAAAGTGAATCGCGATATTCCATTCAATGGATTGCACTGGTTCTTCGATCACGCCGAAACTGTGAATCAAAAAAATATTGATCGCATTGCTGCGCTTGGTGGCGGTATCGCCATTCAGCATCGCATGGCTTATCAAGGTGAATACTTCGTTGAACGTTATGGGGCGAAAGCTGCTCAGGAAACGCCACCAGTGAAACGAATGTTGCAGGCGGGGGTTACTGTCGGCGCCGGTACTGATGCGACTCGTGTTGCGAGCTACAATCCGTGGATTTGTCTGTATTGGCTGGTCACTGGAAATACCTTGGGTGGACTTAATCTTTATCCACAAGAAAATTGTTTGGATCGTGAAAAGGCATTAAGTCTTTGGACGAAAGAGAACACTTGGTTTTCGAATGAAGAGGGTATCAAGGGGCAAATCAAAGTCGGGCAGCTTGCTGACTTTGTTCTGCTAAGTGATGATTTCTTTAAAGTGGAGAGCGAGAAAATCAAAGATATCACTTCATTGATGACCGTCGTTGGCGGAAAAATCGTGCATGGTGATGGAGAGTATGAATCACTGGCTCCAGAGCTTCCTCCGGCAAAGCCTGATTGGTCGCCTGTCAATTATTTTGGGGGATATCAATCAAGAGCACTCGAATCAAAACGTTTCGCCTTTGATTCGAGTGTATTAAAGAAGTGCTGTTCTATTCACCCTGATGTGAAGAAGTTCAGAAACTCTTTAGAAGAAGTTGTTTTGGATTGGAGTCTGGGCTGCTCGTGTTGGGCCTTTTAG